GCTTCCGCTAAgactatgacacttgaataatttgagtagttggaactcaatagtactttactattctgaacatggttttgtaataaatttactttccgctgcaaactctgagatgtatgagatgatctgtgttgtaatctctgagctcaccttcgtgtgggtgttGTTTGTGCGATCCTGgaagagcgtggcttttatcgaggtttcactcgaggaactaccggtgcatGCCGATTTGGGTCGgagttgcctagcaacgaaGATTAGTGCACCcaggcccagttagtttgggtggttccgccatagagggccggcctcggcggcgggggCTGGGTAGTGGAAAGAGTAGAGAGAAGTTGTGCGCACCTTTTGGTGCTAGGAATCGAGGTCGGGGTGGCCGGGAAGTAGCTCGTCGGTGGCGAGGAGCGCAGGTTGGGCTCGGTCGACACCGGCGAGGGGGCTCCGGTGGTCCTAGGCATCGGCTTCTGAGCTCCCTAGCACCACCAGGCGACAAGGAAGGCAAGGAAGGGGTCGATTGAGGCAATGCGGGGTGGAGGAGGCGTCtccacggcgagctcgagctcaccggaGCTAATGGCGGCGGCAGAGAGGGAAATGGAGGGGAAACACGCGCGACTCGGCCTGGGATCCCTTTTATAGGGTGGAGAGCTTAAAGGCGAAGGACTGTGGCTCCTGGGGAAGGGCCATTCGGACCTGGGCGAACCAGCGGCGAGGTGTCGGCGCCAGGGGGTCCAGCGGCGGTGTGGCGAGCGGAGAAGGAGCCAGGGAGGTCGATGTGGGGGCGCGAGGTTTGGGGCCACTTGGCCGCCCAGGTGGCGCCCCAGGGCCGCTGCCCCGGCGTCGCCAGTGCATGGCGCCGAGCAgagaggaggggagagaggagggggagctAGGGGCtgatttgcaatttccaaaaaatcAAATGACTGAACTGAAAACTAAAATGTTGTCCCTCTTCCtggactcaaatgaaaaacttttgaataccatgtTTGTTAAGGTtttcaatatctacaacttttgtttcaggcactttttcatttgagctaagGTTTGCAAACAATTTTAAATATTCCATCTTGCATAAAAGGGCTTCAAATTTGAGGTTGATTTAAATAGAAAATGGCTGAAATCTAtttgagcacatgtcatttagTGTGCTGGTTTTCAGCCACAATTATTTTTGTATCTAGTTTGGGAATTGATTTAAATGTGATTACTTTTGAATTTGATCCCTTTACTTGCATTACTTATAATGgggatttgaatttaaattcaaatctgtTGCCTCCCACAATTAATTACTCTCACTACTATGGTCTAATTAAATTGAGTTGGCTCATTTAGACATTataaacacctagggtgtcacaaatTTGTAGTAGTGATAAGGGATGCAGTATTACATTATGGGATTTCCTTATGTCTAGCGCATGAGACTCCTGTTTGCACTTGAATTTAGTTCGTCCGCATGCTCAAGTTTCGCACAAAATATCTAGCGCATGAGACTCAACCCATCCTTTTTGACACGGGAATATGATCAAGTGCAATCACTAGTTCTGCTCAATGACTCGGAAACCACAGTGCCTTTTGTTTTTTGCACTCACTTTTCCATGGTGCTTGCATGATGGCCCCACTAGCTCTTGTTGTCCCTTGTTCCCGCTGTAGACAAGGAGTACGCTAGCTTAAAGAACCGGAGCAATCAGTCACTCCACTAAGGGATTGTTCCTTTTGCTTTCACTGAGGGAGTAGCATATTAGCACCCCACTAGCACTTGACTGCACATTCAGAAACCATAGAGGCAAAGTGCTCATTATCTCCACCGTACCTTTTTGCTTTCCCGTATTATATCGGGAGTTTGGGAACACCTACCATCCGAAGATTAGACAACGGGGCACTGCTCTTCAGCTATATAAACCTGGATATACAATGTTTCGATGGAGTGTTCAAGTAATGGAAAGGCTAGAGAGGATCAggggaagaagcaagaagatgaaTTCCAAGATAGTAGGCAGGACTTcattgcttgttcttcttctcattgTTCTGTTAGGGCTTTTGGTATGCACCGAAGGTTGGCTTCCCTGTCGCACCATGTTTTTTTCATCTGATTTTCTATGAAATATTTCAACTTTCTGTAGCTTCCATTTGTACCACATAGAGAGAAAGAGGCAAAAATTCAGTAATTTGGTTTGCTAACATTATTCATTCCATTTCCATGGCGGTTTTCGCAGGAGGAAAGGAGATAGCGAACGAAAAGGCTCACAAGGTATGAACTGAATATACCATTGAACAGTAGAACACTAGCAAAGTTCTAAGGAgaacttgtttagagctaaaagGTTGTTTCCTACACCTACAAATTCATATAAGACATTTGGCTCTATTAGCACATAAGGATGTTTTTATGTGTGGTTTATTGATCCAGGTGCATCCCAGTGCTGCTTCTGAAAACCGAGCAATTGGTTCTAGAGACATGGTTAAGACAAACGACTACGGACGCTACGACCCGAGTCCGGCATTTTCCAAGCCTCGCTTCAAGCTTATACCTAACTGACTGACTGCTAGTTTGCTTTGTGGAGTGATGTTATATACTTTTCACAAGCATATAACATCACTCCATATATCTACTGAGCGACGTGAAACTTGTTAACAATAATATATATTACATAGATAGATGGCATATGTGGAGTGATGTTAGATGCTTGTGAAAAGTATATATGGATCATAGATGGATCCCAGACATAGTCGTGTGTACTACAATATAGGTAACTTGTGTAATATCGATGGCCTCAGTGCCTCTACTGAATATACTCTGCTGACTGCTTGTTCTAGTGTAGACAGTTGTCAGTGCTTCAGTTTGGTGAAACGTTATGATGTTGAATCTTTGATCCCGGCTTCCCAAGGCATAGTTATTTGGGTTTTTGTTCATTCAGAACACCAAGTTACAACTATGTAGACGGACGGACCCTTTATTTAGAATATGAATAATCCTATTGGTCACAAACTCACAACTCACAACAAACAACATATTGTTGGAGTGCTTTTATTGCAGCCCGACAATACCAACGTTTTCTTGTTGGAACAAGCACTTGCCGAGCTAGCCTCGAAACTGTAAGGTTTCTTCAGCTTCGCCATCAGTACCCACTTCCAGTGTCATGTTCTGCGTTGTTTCATTGAAAACGTAAGCGCAAAAGAAGAAGTAGACCAGGTCCACGGCGCCAAGAACTGCGAGTAATCGGTAGTAGCAGTCATAGCAACCCATGTTCAGGTCGTCGGAGATCCACGGGGCCACGCTATCCCCGCTGGTGACCACGTTCACGAACTTGAGGATCACGGTCCCCATGATGCTCGCAACCCCGCCGCCGAAGAAAAGCAGCGCCAACACGAAGCTACCCATGGACTTGGGGAGCACCGCGTAGTAGAACTCGATTTGCGCGATGTCGTTGCCGAACCCATCCGCGAGCCCCATGAGCACGTACTGGGGTGCCAACCACATGGATGACATGCACAGTGCTCCAtgcctcgccgtcgcctcccTCCTGCGAGCCTCCACTGCCGATGCCACTGCCATGGACACCACGGTCAGGAACAGGCCGATGCCCATGCGCTGTTTCAGCGTGAGCACGCGTTGCCGCCCCGTGACCCTCCTGAGCAGAGGGAGTATGTAGGAGTCATAGCATCCTGACCACACCGTGAAGGTCATGATCTCAAAGATTGAGATGGACGCTGCTGGTATCTGGAATCGCGTTGTGCCGATATGACGGTCCATGGTGGCTGCTTGCAGAACCCCGAATGAGGAGCTCTGCAGCAGGAACGTCATCACCATGGCTGACCACATGGGCATGACGCTCAAAGCTGCCCTGAGGTTCTCTACTTGCTCCACTGTGCAGGTGCACCGTGAGGTCGTGTTGCCAGATTCTTCGTTGTTTGTGCTGCTGCCGACTCGGGTCCTCACCATGCAAGTTTTGTTCAGAAACCTGAATAGCATTATTTGTAGGGGGTAGAAGTGAGTTAAAACACTAAACAAAATTGTTATGTGAAGCTATGTGATGTTATTTAGGTGCTGCCTATACAGGTAACCAATCACCTCATTTTTTCTGATGGGACCAACTGCGTTGAACCTGGTAAGCTGTGGAACTGGACACCATAATTTGCCTCTGGCAGCTCAAGGTCACGGTTCTTGACAGCCGCGACAGCCACCTTCAGTAAGCCAGCCCACATTCCTGTCTGGGGCTTTACCTTCACGTAGAATGGTGCCACCGCCAGGTTAAGGAGTGTGGCAGACGCCATGATGGCAGCCGGCACCATGAACCCAACCATCCAGCCCATCTTGTCTTGGAAGTACACAAGCACAGTAACGGCCACGATCTGCGAGAACCCCACGGATACGTAGTACCAGCTGAACAAGCCCCGGAGAGCACGATCCTTCCTTGCGTTGTCCCAGTGTGCAATCTGATCCTCAGCAAAGGCCAGGCAACACGGGCGGACGCCGCTTGCTCCAAGTGCCATGAAACCAAGAGATGCATACAGCACGAATAGCTGAACCGGAGTAGATGAAGTGCAGCCTGGGTCTGGATGGGTGCATTCCGGCGGTGTCAAGCGTGGAATCACTGATGTCAAGCATAATAGAATAGTCCCCTGTGTGGAACACGAAAAAGAATAATCAAATGCACGCGACTTTGCAGTTTGTAACAATGATaaatatcttttttattttaactaCTCCATCCATTATAAATTATAGTTCTAGAGATACATAGTTTTTACTTAAATAGTTTATGATTTTTGCTATGGTATTCCGATTACCTCACTGGAAATATTTAAAATGGTAAAAGAATTAATCAAGGACAAAAGGATATAAATGTTTAATTAGTTAAAGGAAAACATAGGGGCTGCTGAGAGTTCCATCCTTGCTCCCCGTCATCAAGCCAGTCATCGTTGGAATAGTTCAggcatcagatggttcatctgCAGGTTTATCTTTATTTTGACGAACTCGCATGTCGGCAGATTATTTAGTGCCAAATAACTTTGTATGTACTACTAAAAGAACACGAGTAACAGCGTTCTGCAAACATGCTAATAGCAGGAGGACAAGGTCGTTTCAATGGCCCTGCTGCGTTTGGAGCGAAGTAattgatacaaaacatcagacGGCCTCGTTCGGTTCGCGCGCTAGGATTCTAGCACGCTTCTTTTAGTCTCCGCATGAAAGaccaaataaagtctatttgtaaaaccttcTCAGGGATGGATATAACTTtttgcgacaaatctaatgacagtaattaatcgacgaTTAggtacagtgatgctacagtaaacatcctcaaatcgcgcggtcaaaggcctcattagaatcttcaagattcctagcgcgggggttctgaagttggttttgtaaactgattatATTTggcaccgtaattagcggtcaaagtgttACTATTTTCTAGCATaacacaaaccaaacagggccataaaAAATATGGAACTGTCACATCCTATTTGAATATGCTATCTACAATGCAACTATATACTACCTTTCTTAAATAAAATGGACCTACCATGTTTCAACTTAATATGTTAAATTCGTTATCGCATTCTACAAATTTCGACACATCACTTGTCATCAAGATACGTTGAAAATCAATGTAATTACCACTTCCTAGAATAAATTGGACCATATCACGTTTCATTAAATGCAATTCACATGGCACTATATCAGGTATCAAGCGTTAAATCTCTATCTCTAGTTTTTCTATAGTTTTTCCTTCATCCATCAATCGGAATCCTAATCAGAGTCCGGACAAATCAATTAGAATCCGAAGCGGAATACGGACAATCAATGCTTCGCACAATCACGGTGTCTGCAAATGGTTGACGGTATTACATAGGTCTGTTATATTACCCATAGCAATGCAAGGGTGGTATGCTAGTTATATCACAATACTTGTCCACCTGTGGCGATCGAGTTATATATGTTTCTTTACAATTTCATCACGTTAACCATGTTAGAGTTGCATACACATTTTTGTTCACCTGACGATAGTTGTTGGTTTTCATACAGGTCATTTTAAATCTCGTTAGAGTAATTGTAACGATAGATAATGCTAGGGTAATCAAATCTCTTACAATTTTTCTTATTTATCCCACTTTCCAGAATAAAAGTTAGCCATAAATATACTAAGTATATTCATCTATTAACTCTTAAGAAGTAATAATATATCAGCAGATCTAACTAGATGGACGGTCATTAGCGAGTAGAGATGGGAGTAAGGCACCGTTCCGTGCTCCTACGATTGTGCAGGAGAAAAGACTGAGTGTAACCATGAGGAAGCGACCCAATAGTGCGTCGGACACAATGGCTCCGCAGACTGGCAAGAAATTTGCGGCTGCAATGTACACGAAGATGATGATGGCACTGCTTGCAGTGCTGAGGTGATACTTTGCTGTGAGGTAGATGATAAGATTTGCTCCAACAGATGCGCTGACAATCCGTTCAGATACTTCATTGGCTGAAAACAAAGGTGAAATTCTATTAGCAACATTGCTTGCTTTTTCTTGTGTCACTGCAACATGTGGGAAGAAATTTCTGACACTCAATGTGTTTCCATTCAAACGGAGGCATAGGTTTTGAAAGCATCAGCTGTAAAGGGGGAAACAGAATGTTTTCATACTGATTTTCCTGATCGATGCATGTTTAACTGTAACCACGCAAAAATATGAAAGGGTAGAATTTGTTAGGGTATTTAACAAGCTGATCATCATGGACACTATAAGTGTCTCATCAGATTTATTTGCAAGGGTATAAATTCTTAGGCCAAGGACATTACCAATGATGACTGGAATCAGTCGCAGGCCTTTCTTCCCCAGGAGGTGTGCTTGCTGTTGTTCCTCGTGAGCGCCTTCATCCATCGTCTCCAAAACTCTGTAGAACCTGAAGGACCACCACGCTGGGAAGAATAATGTGCTACACAGGTTTTTCAGACTATCTTGCCCCGCAGAACGCAGAGTACAGTCATATTATCTTTTATGGGAAGCGAGGACATGTATTAATAGAGGTGCCATTTGTCCTTGCACCTCTTTGGCTGCACACGGCTTGCCTTTGAAGCTATTAAAATCAGTGATAACTGTCCCGGAAAACATGGAATGTAAAGATCTTAAAATTCAAGATAAGCAGGAAGAATATCACTAAGATTTTTGCATTAGATTCATATATCTTCGATGATGTTGTTGCTCGTTTTACATGGAAAAAATATGGCAAAATCCCATCACATATTACTATTACTGATTGGAGAATCATTGAAGCTATAAGATAAGTCCTTCGAATTCTCACAAAAACAGAAACAACTAGCATTCATTTATATTATACTAGATCCGTGCCCGTGTGTTGCAACGGAtagtaaaaatatttttagaattataaACAGAGTATCAGAAACACATGATATTTGAATCTCTATTGATATCCTCAGGCATCTAAATGTTTGTACATGTTAGCCTATTAACTTTGACTTTGACAATATTCATCCACCAAATACTAGACTCTTCTTTATCTAAATCCTTTCCCAAGCATTATGTCATATCTGTCCTACCCAACGAACTGGCATGAGCAAACCGTCGTACTTGGTGAGTGTTCGCACCCAAAAGTGGCACGACTGGAAGAACCCATCAGACCGGTTTGGTCAAGTTGCTCAAAAGGCAAAACGGATTTCACCATTACGTAGATATCGTTGAGGCGATCAAAATTCTTATATGGAACGTCCGATTTGGGCTTCGAATGAGAGAGTTATGACTTCGGGAAGACTTCACCCAGATCGGACCGGGCATACTGGTTGGCTAgggcggtcagactggtctaaaTAGCCTAGtctgagttaggagttgtatgttGATATGAAATTAATTAGGGATTCGACTCCTAGTGGGGCAAGACCtcccctccctataaatataaagggccatgACCGATTGAGGACATTCAATCGATCAGACAACCTATCTTTTACCATTTTTACCtcctcaaaccctaacttttcgaACACCAAACTATTGTTCCTCTTGCGTCTCTATCGAGTTCGAAGGCATTCTGGGTGGCATGCCAACCTTGGAGCAATCCTAGCTCCACGAGCACCGACGGGGTCCTTCCCGAGCTcatggttttgggttttcacaGTCTCCCTTGAAGAACCGGCCTAACCCGTCCGTTCAACCAGACTGAGTAGTCAGCGCAAAGGAGCTGTAGGTGATGATCATTTTGACGATCTATCGAGCGTTCTAGAGCATTTGAGTGTGGGACCAGAATTTGcatcaacacactttttggcaaCTCGGCTGGGGACGAAGGATCTTGGTtctaaaaccgatctaatctattCGAGCAAGATGAGTGGCACAAGCAACCTCGACAAGGACAACATCATCTCCACGTTTATCGAGGAGCTTAGTGAGGAGGAGCGCCAAGATTACTTGTAGGCCACAGAGCACTTCAATggacaattcttgaagggattcAAGAAGGATAAAAAAGGCCAGGTTATGAAGGTTTAAGACTTCGTGATGCCCTCCTTCATGCTCAAGAATAAGGAAGTCGAGGTAACAAGCAATGTAAGGACTTCATCTTccaacttgcttaaccaaaagattGTTGATATACAAAAGTCCATGAATGATTTGCATACTAAGCTAAAAACTCAATTAGACATCTCGAAGAAAGGCATATCTGCAGATGATAATTGTTCTTTCTGAATCGCTAGTTGATTGGCCACGCCAGCATCTACACAACAACCACCATATGACATCAAGATGAGCTACTGTGCGGGGCAAACACTACCACTGCAAGCGTCATAGCCGAGCACGACTGGACCGATCGGACTGGTCCAATAGACAAATCAGACCAGTGCATCGGTGGTCAACCCAGTGATGTCTGCACCGATTGCGTCTACTCCTTATTTGGCAGCCCCTAGCCATAACAATGAGTTGACAAATTATGTGCCACCTTTTCCTCCACAGGAATCTGGTTTTCCTTACAAACCAATTCTTGGTGGTGTGCATGGAAATCCTTTTGGGCGTGCACCTATGAGTTTGGTTCAAATGATGGCACAAGATGATCCCATAACACATCGTCTTATTTCCGTAGCACAAGCATCTACAAGTGGTAGATTCGAAGCCGACCTTGCTAGGTTTTACGGGAATCTGGCTAGTATGATGAAAGCCAAACTCAGTGTGGATATATGTAGTTTTGGATTATACAAAAAGCCATATCCTGCTGAATTTTATTTGATTTCTAATCCTACTAGTTGGTGTGTTCCTGACTTTGTGaaatttagtggtgatgataataGAACTCTATTGACGCTTGCTAGAGACCGTTTTTAAGCATCAATttgatcaaaaaatcatgagagtttgcaattCTTACACACATCTTTATCTAAAATGAGGCCAAAACCCACAATGCCTCTAGAAAATATGCAACATTGCaaattgagctaaaatgcaggttacaagctatcggtgttttaccgtcggtctgcctagggatacccttaggtaGAAAGATGATCGTGGGATATCACCgagatcaagaacacgatggtACAAGCAACAGAAGGATTAGACAAGTTTGGGCTGCAGAtgttgtgtaataccctacgtcctatgtggttCATATTGCCTAGGACGTGTAGAGAGGAAGCCTCTATGTGTTGAAGGTCTTAGCTAATGCCTAGATCTCTAAATGAATGAGAGGGGGTCCCTGCCGGCCCTTATATAGACTGGAAGAGCATGGTTACATGGATACCCTAAGTCGGTGCAGACTTACGAATCTATCCAAATACTACTCGGGTGGTTCTCTACACCTCCAACTAGTTTTAAAGTTACCACGACTAGTTACAAGTCGCACGAATACAAGTCGTGATACATATTATACATGACCCTTATTCGTGCCACGTCAGGTACCCTGTGGcctcgggtctgacaagcccctaaGCTCTTCATGGCTGAGTAGTCGCCAGTCTTCGAGTACGTCCTTCAAATCTTGCGTCAAGGCCATGAGGTGCTCCTGCCCGAGTGTTCTTGATGTTCTTCAAAATCTTGTGTGCGTGTATGGGGTGCGATAGGTATTCACATTCCATATGGAGTAACCCCCGAGCCTTGGGTTGAGTCGAAGAGTCATGCTCAGGGTCAATTTTGAATTCAAGAGTTCAACCATTTCTACTTTccaaaattatttttgaaaaatagatCCCTGATGACACGTACCTAGCAGCCCTCGAGCCTTGTTTCCAAATTCTCCAATTTGGAGAGGAGGGTCTAAGAATATCGTGGCATGCTTGGTTTCCTGTTTAATTTTGAAATGCCTCTTTTTTGGGAATGATTCACTGAAAAAATGACTAATTGAATAATCCACCCCTGATGGACTGGCAGAATTGTCGTTGTCGCTGCCGATGACTATTGTTTCGACTTCACAGGATTTACCCTTTCTACCACTCGGTGGACTATTTAGTCCAACCAGTGAGCTAGGGTTTCTTTCACTCTTCTCTTCACTTTCGCTGCTGGCATTTCAAGATCTGCACCTTTGCTCTTGTCCGCCTCTTCCTTCCGAGCCCCCTAGTCCAAGGTCTCATAGCCGAGTAGGAGATGGCTAGCAAGAGGGGTGTTGATGGCTGTTAAGTCCAAAATAtatgccgtcaactcctgcataaaaatataaagaataaacatcaacattagtggtaggagttattactaacaaatTCAACGAGTGTTGGCGAATTGTTGATTGCAGGGACACAAGTCGGAAATAACATGAAAACATGTAGAGAATGCAGAAGAAATACACAGAAGATCCTGTCCTGCGTCTCACTTACAAGGATGGCCAACAAACTAGACAAAATGGGCGCGCCAAGCAATATGCACCCTGTGGATAAGATTAGGGGCCACCTATCAGTGTCTCATAAGAAGATAAGGATGAGGGGCCGCCGTGTGGGGCCGATcgacccctagggtcggccgaacctggacaaCCTCCCGTCCAAGTGCATTTCGACGTGGCGTGCCCCCTACCCTACctaatcaccttccatatgtgcgtgAGGCAGGAACCGACCTCCAACACTATAAAAGGCCCCCCCTCTCCATTCTCAAGACCCCACACCGTGATCCTCTGTTCTGGCAAGATCGTTGTAGCTTTTCGACGAAATTGCCTCCGGCGCAATGGGGTTGGCTAGGTGGCTATCAAAGCCGCCCGAGCCATTGGCAATGCAAACCCACAAGACGAAGAcgaaggtggcgccttgaggaaatgccatggtgctgaaagtgaAAGTGGCCATGGAATGCGCTGATGAACTCACCGATTCACCTACCTGGTGCGCcacctgtcggtgtttaccgccaagcctgctcagggatacccttagccaTAGGAttataggtagggatcgactgctctggatctcgatggtgcaaggaacacaaagatttagataggttcgagCCACAAGatacgtaataccctacgtcctgtgtggttgcttgtattgtcttaggtaatgatgtgttttgagggggtccctgcccgcccttatatattcggggggatagggttatatggaaagtcctagccgagtacagctGGAGCCCTACTACAACATGGTCGGGTAGTtcccttgtactgcagctagttctacgcctatttgtgtagttacaagagaggtaaggtatatcTATGAGCTATCcattactctagaacattctatgcctatgagcagtcccgctgccccaggtctgacaaagcctgatatgataggataagataatggccaatgATGACCGTCTGACAGAGGAGActctaaaacacttctaaactatcgggctagcctctctagactaaaccttgcttctaactagttatcgggaacctagagcttacttcggcggctggaagaggaaggacttcagaaaggggtgagaggggagtccaacggcaacctacgactactgctatgaaaacacccgaacatggtggactacaagagatggacagggctgtcaccatctgccgcctaccacaacggttctaTTGGGTGGAACatactttctagctaacactgagctcagacaccacgtccgtactcggtgttagAATTTCTCTTGACGCGCAAAAAAGAGAAATCCACCTCAACCTAGAGAACTAACTTGAGCCTCCCTAGTCTAGGTGAGAAAACCCACAAGGTAAGATCTCGATAAACAAGAAaggtacaaagcctaagctagaggaattATGTCTGCACACAAGTAAGATAACTTTgaaagataaataaatgcagaaagtaaagctgactcgaa
The genomic region above belongs to Panicum virgatum strain AP13 chromosome 8N, P.virgatum_v5, whole genome shotgun sequence and contains:
- the LOC120684918 gene encoding protein NRT1/ PTR FAMILY 1.2-like, producing the protein MDEGAHEEQQQAHLLGKKGLRLIPVIIANEVSERIVSASVGANLIIYLTAKYHLSTASSAIIIFVYIAAANFLPVCGAIVSDALLGRFLMVTLSLFSCTIGTILLCLTSVIPRLTPPECTHPDPGCTSSTPVQLFVLYASLGFMALGASGVRPCCLAFAEDQIAHWDNARKDRALRGLFSWYYVSVGFSQIVAVTVLVYFQDKMGWMVGFMVPAAIMASATLLNLAVAPFYVKVKPQTGMWAGLLKVAVAAVKNRDLELPEANYGVQFHSLPGSTQLVPSEKMRFLNKTCMVRTRVGSSTNNEESGNTTSRCTCTVEQVENLRAALSVMPMWSAMVMTFLLQSSSFGVLQAATMDRHIGTTRFQIPAASISIFEIMTFTVWSGCYDSYILPLLRRVTGRQRVLTLKQRMGIGLFLTVVSMAVASAVEARRREATARHGALCMSSMWLAPQYVLMGLADGFGNDIAQIEFYYAVLPKSMGSFVLALLFFGGGVASIMGTVILKFVNVVTSGDSVAPWISDDLNMGCYDCYYRLLAVLGAVDLVYFFFCAYVFNETTQNMTLEVGTDGEAEETLQFRG
- the LOC120686682 gene encoding uncharacterized protein LOC120686682 isoform X1, which encodes MFRWSVQVMERLERIRGRSKKMNSKIVGRTSLLVLLLIVLLGLLVCTEGGKEIANEKAHKVHPSAASENRAIGSRDMVKTNDYGRYDPSPAFSKPRFKLIPN
- the LOC120686682 gene encoding uncharacterized protein LOC120686682 isoform X2; amino-acid sequence: MECSSNGKAREDQGKKQEDEFQDSRQDFIACSSSHCSVRAFGGKEIANEKAHKVHPSAASENRAIGSRDMVKTNDYGRYDPSPAFSKPRFKLIPN